A segment of the Lolium perenne isolate Kyuss_39 chromosome 3, Kyuss_2.0, whole genome shotgun sequence genome:
aataaaagcatgggtgcgcacgaccgaataccaccgatccagcgaactccaggcaaaaagcactgttacattcgccggcggagccttccggaactcaacactccggctagatcacgagtccaggcctccggtaggtcttcctcttcacgcaagagagaccctaggaccaccgcctttattcaggtcggacccccacgtcggcgaccatcctgggctggccactccaaccctccaccggcgactccgtcgccggcttccaagcatctccatcttgccgccggaacgcggtgatagatcgatagatccaccaccaccaaccgcaggccaaccctctccggcgaagaagagggccacctccaccgtcttacccaaggctgctgccccgggcgacctcgtgtcgcgggtgaagcccgagatcgcctccactcacctGCGAGAGGCGGGGGGGAAATTGGCGCAGGCCAtgagcctggccgccgcccaccaccagcccctgtcggagtgctgcggagagccgacgggaggagggaggccgcggcgctggccgccgccgcccatcccaaccgcgccggccgagggagagccgacgggagaagggggcgcagcgcaggccgccgccgcccaacccatccgcgcgcccgccatgcgtcgaggaaggggatccggccgccgtccaccaggcgtcgacgaggaagggcccccgccgccgccacgccccgagggtctttgccccggcggcgctaaaggcggcggcggcggcgtttagGGCTGGGGAGGCTCGGGAGTTACGCAAGGCTCGGGAGGCTGGGAACTTTAACCGGTCTAAGCTGATTGGCATAGAGGCATTGACACCGATCAGCCGCCGGATGAAGATCGGACGGCTGCCTAGGGTGGTATTCTCATTTCTCACATATTACATTTGGATGATAATAAAACTCAGGATCACAAGTTCAGAATGTGGAATCGAATTGAGGCATAATTTCCAGCTCGTGTATTTCAGATAGAAATGTGCACGGATTACATGACAGGAAAAGTTCGCCCGCAAAAAAAGAAGATTACAGGACTGATAAATGAACAGATTTCTGGGAGCTGAATAAAATCAGTGGAATCTCACAGTGTAATAGTCTGAATCCAAAAGCAAGCACAGAAGAAGGCTGCCGGAACACATATTTATATTTACCAGAATGTTTTTAACTGGGGACCAACCCATAGAAGTGCCACCACAGGCTATCATCAAGTTCAACATCCACCACCCAAATTGCCAAATCAAATACACCCAAGCAAGAAAATGAATCGCTACATAGATGTGGCAAAAAGAATAACTACTGGTAGAGCCGGCGCCAACTCTGGGAGCTCTAATACCCATAATATATGTTGCTCACAGGAGGTAGGGGTGGCTCTACCACGTAAGGCTTTGTCAAGTCCCGCGCTGGAGCTATATGGCGTGTTGTTTCTAAGGTTCATACAAGAATTCACTGCACAAATAAAATCCAAGATGCAGTGCCAGCAAATAATACTGTCAAGAGAGGATCCAGTGTACTGCACGAAAATGTTACCAAGAACTTACATTTATATCCGTGAGCTGCCCCAGGGAAATCAGTGATGACTCCATGTCTCCATCCACCCCTTCTCCATCTCCCCCTTTCTGCACAAAGGCATTAATCTGCCCCGTTGCGTCTGAGAAGAAGTCCCAAGGTTGAGAAGGGAACTCGTTCATGAGGAGATGAACATAAACTGGAAGGCCAGCAGACTCTGCAAGGTCTTCACAAAATGAGTGGTCTGGTATATCAAAAAAAATGTTGGTCGATGGTTAAATGGACATGTTGCCAACAGAAACAGCATCAGCAAACTGTTTGATATCTGCAACGGAGGATGGTGCAGCATCTTTGACATCTTCGTCGATCATGTAGACAAGGTTATACTTGGCTTCCTGCTTGAACTTCACTAGAATTGAGCTGTTTGTTTACTGAATCATGACTTTCTGGGCAGTCTGTTTGCTGTAACCAGAATCATCAAAAGCTTTAATCACTGCATCAACCACACCAAACCCAAGTTTCTCTGCCATGAATGAAGCACGCTGCAAAAATCCAAGGGGGGAGGGGGGAGGGTGGGGGGGGTCAATCAAGACTGAAGTAAGCATCACATGGACTAGCTATAGTTACAACTCCAGAATAAATGTGTTTTTCTTATATTAATAATCTCGTCTTTTtgctagtcaactcaacaacatatACAGGAGATATGATGAGTACATCAAAGCCTCACCCAAAACCAAAAGTCAATACACTATCACTAAAATATGGGTTTGCACTACATGCTTCCTCTTCCCATACATTCTTGACAAATCTTTTCCATTTGCAATACCTTCCTGTTTCTGGGATTTCTTGATAGGCTGAACTAGCTCCATGGGTTGGATATCATAGCTGTGAATATGGAAATGCCAATCATGCAAATATTTGATTGACCAATGGAAGAAACTTAATAGATGGATCATGAATTGTTCGCCAGATGATTGATTTGTACAACAATGAAATGGCATGGCATacaacaacatcaaagccttttcccaagcaagttggggtagCCATATATAACTTAATGTCTAAGAAACTGATTACCACAAAGGAGTTCAGATGGACTTACGCTTCAGGTTGTTTGCAATATCCTCCCAAGTGCAGACTCCAGCGACAGGCTTAATATCTTCCATGATAACCGCCAGAGAAGCAAATTGTGAAGTTACAACAATAGAAACATCCTTTAGGTCAATGGAACTCATGCATATTGGTATGCCATCTTTTCTCACTTGAACAACACAGTCAATGACATCTGCACCATCAGTCACTGCCTTTTGATAAGCTAGGTCAGTGCAGTCTGGATAATCTCACCACTAGCACCATTGTAGGAGATAACTAGAGGTACCCCTGAAATGTAAATGTGAGGGCTGGAGTTCAATAAAAGTAATAGATTGACGAGTTAATAATGAATAGATAAAGGAAGCAGGTGTACCATGATCTGCCTTGGTGTTGTTCAGGTTACTAAAGTAGCCTGcagcaacaaaacataaaacaacTCAATAGTCAAGACCAGAGAAGCCATGATCCATATATTACAACTCGTTCAAATATATCGTTGTAGAAAAGCGGATTGTTTCTTGATTAGAATAGAGTTAATACTAGATGAAAGATCATCCTGACCAAGTGGCCTGCTTGGGTGTGTGAGTTTCTTGAAGGAACATTAACAGCatagtgaagaaatataaaaggtcactcgcaaaaaatatatatatatatatataaaaggTGGAGTCACCAATGGCCGCTTCAGAAGTGATAGGCAAATCAATCAAGACACCATCAACACAGAAGGCACCGTTATCAATGAAGCCAAGATATTCTGCTAATGGATCATAGTTGTAGTTGTAGCTGAGCGCAAAGTCATCGGCAAAGTTAGCACCATAAATTACTAGCCTGCCTTAGGAGCATGATCAACGACTGAAGTATAAGGTTTCAGATAATTATCTGCCGTAACAGCCCAGATATAATTTTTGGGAACTAGTATCCCAGAAGCAAAGGTCTGGATGGATGTAAGATTTTCAGTATTTAGCCATATGTCTGATTTGTAGATGGCTCAACAATGTCTTCATCAAGTAAACGGAGCATAAGCTTTGTCGTCTTGCTAGCTCttccaagtataaggtttgctgttCCAACATTTAACAAAACAGCAGGGGGCTTATATTCTGACTGTACAACTTCAACTCGAATTATTTGGAAAAGACTCCGGTGTATGTGAATGTAGTTGTTCGATCCCAAGAAACTATTTTGTTAATGGCTATTAGTACCAGACAAGTGTATCTAACAGCAGATGAGAGCTTGTCACCAATATTCCAGACATGAACACTTGCCGTCTTTAAAATGGTGAAAGCGGTGCTTATCCCTGACAATGATCTCTCGGTTCTCCACAGCTGACATAAATTTGATGGCGAGATGGCAATCCCCGCATATCCGCAGGTTCTTTATTACTCTGATGGAAGTGGTGCTCCCAGAACTCATCATGGGCCCATATGCTACTGCCAGTTTTTCACTGTGATATCTAAGTGCACCCTCCCTCTGCTCCTTTTCTAACTCATGCAGTACTGACTCAGTTTCAGGCATGTAGCCAGCAGCAGTAATCCTACGGACCACTTCTTCCAAGTACTGGTAAATCTCACTAGTTTGCCGATGAGACTTTTCGCCCATTCAAAATAAATGGGATTTACCTCCGAGCTCAGTCAAACTGAATCCTATCTGCTTCTTTGATCTTCTCTTGATCATGGTATTCCTCACCTTTTGATAAGCTAGGTCAGTGCAGTCTGGGTAGTCACCACTAGCACCATTGTGGGAGATAACTAGAGGTACCCCTGCAATGCAACTGTGAAGGCTGGAGTTCAATAAAAGTACTATATTGATGagttaagagcatctctaacagagcccgaaaAAGTGGAAACCGAAAAAGTGGTTTTCAGTCTTCCGAAAACGATAGTTCGTGCGAATTTGGCAGTGGCGCAGATTAGAAACCGTAAAACTGGAACCGAAAAGCAGAATTTGAAAGGGTGCGGGTAAATTCGGCGATGATCATAGTTCGACGTCAAATGgatgctccgattgagcatcaAAACATACATTGTTTGTAAAATTAAACCTATAGTACCGGTACACCGGCGAGCGCTACTTAAGCTAAGCAAAATGCGGCCTATAAAGTGGCCTACGCGCGCGGCGGTGCCGGTGGTGGCGCAGCGTGTCGGCGGCAGATGGTGCCGACGTTGTCGAGGATGAGCTTCACGCGTCGTCGGCGTCAAGCTCGACTATTTCGAGCTTGACGCGGCGGACGCGGGCCTCCCGGCGGGCTGCCTCGTATTCACGGACGAGGCGGACGGCTTCCGCCTCCTCCCGGCGGAAACGCTGGCGAGCCTCCGCCGCGCTGATGGCCTTGGTCTGCGAGAGGACGgcgtcctcctcgtcgctgccgtggACATAGTCCCCGGCGGAGAAGGTGGGCGACCGCGCGGGGAcgaggtcgtcgtcgtcgctgctgtccgcGATGGGGAGCCGCGGTGCGCGGCTTGACTGGCCGGACGAGGAGCCCTCGCCGGCGTTGCCGTACCTGGCGagcttccctgggggcgtgagcccccagttcatccaccggcgggcgctgcgcttgcgcgcgccctccgACCGGTTCCATTTGCGCCGCTCCGCGTCGGTGCGGAAGACGGGTGGACGCGGCAGCGAGTTGCCGCcgcccaatccggcgccacggcctGCGGAGCCGCCTCGGGACGCCATCGCCCACCGTCGGCCGGTGGATTGCTGCCTGGGGCTCGCTGGATTGCTCGCCGGAGTTGGtgcttggcggcggcggagggagaggaatggcggaggggagtagggtttgcgacccgaactcccctccgcgaacccttttaataggggccgtTCGGAGATTTGTTCGGGCCCCTAAACTTATTTTACGGGCCGGCCCATCTTTTCGGTCACTGATCTGCGACAcattcggcccgaacccgtaaatccgccggaaaagttcggttccggCGGGGTTTACGggttctgttagagatgctctaataatGGATAGATGAAGGAAGCAGACGTACCATGATCTGTCTTGGTGCTGTTCAGGTTACTAAAGCAGCCTGcagcaacaaaacataaaacaacCCAATAGTCAAAACCAGAGAAGCCATGATCCAAACTATACATTACAACTCGTTCAGATATATCATTGTAGAAAGTGAATTTTTCTTGATTACAACAGAGTAAATACTAGATGACAGATCATCCTGACCAAGTGGCCTACTTGGGTGTCTGAGTTTCTTGAAGGAACATTTACGGCatagtgaagaaatataaaaggtggAGTCACCAATGGCCGCTTGAGAAGTGATAGGGAAAGACACCATCAACACAGAAGGCACCGTTGTCGATGAAGCCAAGATATTCTGCTAACGGATCATATCTGTACTTGTAGCTGACTGCAAAgtcatcggcaaagtcagtaCCATAACTTTCTAGCCTGCCTTATGAGCATCATCATCGACTGAAATATAAGGTTTCAGATAATTATCGACCCTGACAGGCCAGATGTAGTTTTTGGGGACTAGTATCCCAGAAGCAAAAGTCTTGATGGATGTCAGATTTTCAGTATTGGCCATATGTCTGATTTGCGGATGGCTCAACAATGCCTTCACCAAGAAAACAGAACAAAAGCTTTGTCGTCTTCCTAGCTCTTCCAAGTAAGCTTTTTGAGTTGTTCAACCGTGTATTGCTTTGACAGATGCTCAGATTAAACTGGCTGTAGAAACTGTGATGCTGAGTTGCACAAACAAACTGTAAGAGGAGATCACTTAATTTTTTTGTACACTGAAAGTAACTAAAGTTTGCTGTTCCTGAACATTTAACCAAACAGCAGGGGGCTTATATTCCGACAGTACAACTTCAACTGGAATTATTTGGAAGACTCCAGTTGATGTGAATGTAGTTGTTCGATCCCAAGAAACTCTTTTGTTAATAGCTATTAGTACCAGGAAAGTGTACCTAACAGCAGATGAGAGCTTGTCACCAATATTCCAGACATGAACACTTGCCATCTTTAAAATGGTGAAAGCGGTGCTTATCCCTGACAACGATCTCTCGGTTCTCCACAGCTGACATAAATTTGATAGCGAGATGGCAATCCCCGCATATCCGCAGGTTTTTTATTACTCTGATGGGAGTGGTGCTCCCAGAACTCATCATGAGCCCATATGCTACTGCCAGTTTTTCACTGTGATATCTAAGTgcaccctccctctcctcctcttctagCTCATGCAGCACTGACTCAGTTTCAGGCATGTAGCCAGCAGCAGTAATCCTATGGATCAGTTCTTCCAAGTAGTGGTAAATCTCTCTAGTTTGCCGATGAGACTTTTCGCCCATTCGAAACAAATGGGATGTACCTCCGAGCTCAATCAAGCTGAATCCTATCTGCTTCTTCAATCTTCTCTTGATCATGGTATTCCTCACCTTCTCGACATGGTGCATTTTACCGGACAGAGCATATATGTTAGAAAGCAGAACATGGTAGGATGGATTCTCAGGCTCGAGAGCAATCAATCGCTCAGCCACTTCCACCCCGAGATTGAAATTCTTGTGCATCTTGCACGCCCCAAGTATTGCTGTCCAAACTTCAGGTCCTGGCTCTCCAGGGATATAATCATGTACGAATTGCATTGCTTCGTCAAGAAGTCCAGCCCTTCCAAACATATCAACCATAGAGCAATAGTGCTCGACACGAGGGACCAGTCCATAGACCCTCCTCATGCAAGCAAAAGCATCCCGGCCCTCCATAACCAACCCAGCGTGTGCACATGCAGATAGAACAGCAATAAAGGTGACATGATTGGGCGGCGGCCCCTCGCGTCTCATCAAACGGAACAGCTTGATCGCCTCATGGCCATGGCCGTGCATTCCGTACCCTGCGATCATGGAAGTCCATGTAACCACGTTCCGCTCCTGCAGCATGTCGAACCACTCGCGAGCCTTGTCCACAACACCGCACCTGGCATACATGTTCACGAGAGCTGAGCCCAGAAACACGCTCATGTCCATTCTTTCAGAAACAATATGTCTCTCCACCTCGCGACCCAAGTCCAGCGCACCAGCCTGTGCACAGGCAGAGAGCGTGGCTACAAATGTCATGGAATCCGGCACCGCTTCGGCCACCTGCATCTCCTTATACACCTCGATCCCCCGTTCGGCGAGCCCGTTCTGCTCGTACCCAGAAACCATCGCGTTCCAGGCGACCACGCTTCTATCACGAATTGCGTCGAACAGGCTGCGTGCAACAGCTAGCTGGCCGCATTTGGAGTAGAGCACGACCAGCGACGTCAGCACGAAACGGTCGGATCCGAATCCGAGGAGGAGGGAGTGCGCGTGGATGGCCTTGCCGGTTCGGAGGGCGGACACGTCGGCACAGGCCTTGGCGGCAGCGGTGAAGGTGAAGCTGGAGAAGGGGAGTGcggcggagaggaggcggcggTAGAACGCGAGGGCGGCGCGGGGGAGGCGGCCGCGCGCGGCCGCGCGCGTGAGGGATGAGAAGAGGAATGCATCGGGTGCGGGGTGGGAGGTGGCGACGAGGTGCGCGTATGGAGCGGCGCCGGCTGCGACGGCGAGCGTGGCCAGCTTGGTGATGAGGGGGAGGGAGCGGCCGTGGCCGGTGACGACGAGGCGCGCGTGGGCTTGCTTCAGAGGGCCGGCTCGAgggccggcgaggaggagggagCTGTATTCCGGAGAGCGGTGCTGGGAATCCATGCCGGAGCCATTTGACATTTTCCTTTGGCGGGAGCTCATGCACTTCGCACCCACCTCACCACAGCCAGCCAATTGCGGGAGCTTTTTTTGTTGATAGAAAATCAGGAAACCTAACAGACTATAAAACACAGTTGTCCCCTAATTTTTGTAGAATAAACCCTAAGGCCCTGTTTGGTACAGGAGTATTAGCCAGGTTTCCAGTGTATTATCCCGGCGCAATACTATTACACGTGAAATCATGAGTTTGCCGTTTGGCGAGCCGGTTTACGCGGGGCTCCACTCCAGAAAACTCCCCGATACACGCCGGATTGACGTGTATTCGAGACGCTCCCGGTCCCTCGCGTTTTTCTGGGTTGGCGACGTTGACGCTCGGAGCGACGCCCCATCTGCGTCCGTGAAGACCTCCACTCCGGCCCGTCTGCAATCTGGAAGGCCACCGCCGGATTCTAGCTGTAGTCAATCGATTCTACTGTATCTTGTACTTGATCTGGACTTTCTTAGCTAGTACTgattcgagttctacttttcaatCGAATGAGTCACACTAGCAGACTTGAACTAGTACTCGAAAATTGCTTCTTTGTTTAGCTGATTCTTTACCAACTTTGATTTCTGAATCTATCAAGTACTAGTGATTGCTCTTGGAGCATAAACTTCTAAGTCGAAGAGATTTCACTTCGTAACTTGTCTGAACTGTGAAAAAAGGTCTGCTGAAATTCAAGTTCGTATCCCTGCCTTCCAAATAGAAGATCAATGAAGAGTATTGACGAGTGAGAGAATTTTGGTGTAACAAAGTGTTTTTGGTGGTAGGGGTGTTTTCACCCAATCCCCTCCAAAAAATACTCTCAAATACTCTGTAAAACACTTTTGCCAAACAAGGCCTAAAGGATAAAAAATACTGTGGTGCATAACCATCTATAGCACCGCCACGTCGCCATTGCACTACCGTGTCCTAGAGCCTACTGTGCACTCTGCGCATCGGCGGCGGCTTCGTCGGTAGAGTGCGCAATACGCTCGAGGTAACGGTAGTGCAGCAGCGAGGTGGCGGTTATATAGATAGGTTATGTATTTTTTTATTCTTTAGGGTTTATTTTACAAAAATTAGGGGACAACTGTTTTCTAGTCTGATCACTCTCACGAGTCGTGCTGATCCAGAGTCGGCGAAGCGGCCACCGTCCGAAAGCGGCGAGGCGAGGGGATCTACTCTGCCATCGGAGAAGAGTGCGGACGGAAGTTCTCGCACCCCACTGCCGGAGGAGAGGGGAGAAGAGGAATGGGCGGATAAATCCAAAGCCCATCCCGAGGGAGAAGATGACGAGGAGGAATATGATGCCACTGGACAAGGCTGGTACGAGAAAGGCTTACTCAAGGCCGGGAGCTGGCGGGTCATAGAAAAGGAGGAACAGTAGAGTTCGCAAAACGAGGAGCGGGTCCTGATCAAGTCCGACGTCGAGTGCA
Coding sequences within it:
- the LOC127343978 gene encoding pentatricopeptide repeat-containing protein At2g33760, whose product is MSSRQRKMSNGSGMDSQHRSPEYSSLLLAGPRAGPLKQAHARLVVTGHGRSLPLITKLATLAVAAGAAPYAHLVATSHPAPDAFLFSSLTRAAARGRLPRAALAFYRRLLSAALPFSSFTFTAAAKACADVSALRTGKAIHAHSLLLGFGSDRFVLTSLVVLYSKCGQLAVARSLFDAIRDRSVVAWNAMVSGYEQNGLAERGIEVYKEMQVAEAVPDSMTFVATLSACAQAGALDLGREVERHIVSERMDMSVFLGSALVNMYARCGVVDKAREWFDMLQERNVVTWTSMIAGYGMHGHGHEAIKLFRLMRREGPPPNHVTFIAVLSACAHAGLVMEGRDAFACMRRVYGLVPRVEHYCSMVDMFGRAGLLDEAMQFVHDYIPGEPGPEVWTAILGACKMHKNFNLGVEVAERLIALEPENPSYHVLLSNIYALSGKMHHVEKVRNTMIKRRLKKQIGFSLIELGGTSHLFRMGEKSHRQTREIYHYLEELIHRITAAGYMPETESVLHELEEEEREGALRYHSEKLAVAYGLMMSSGSTTPIRVIKNLRICGDCHLAIKFMSAVENREIVVRDKHRFHHFKDGKCSCLEYW